The nucleotide window CCAGTCCACGAAGGAGCCCTCGGGCAGGGCCCGGTTGTAGCCGTGTAGGACCAGGGCAAGGGCCACGGCAAGCAGGACCACGTCGAGGGAGATGAAGCCGACCAGGCGGCGCCACCAGAAGCCCCAGCTGATGGAGCGCGCAATGGACGAGATCCGCCCACGTCCGTGCAGACCGGGCGAATCACGTCTGCGCAGCTCACGTCCACGTGGCTTGCGACCCTGGTGATCGGGCTCCCAATGCGCCTGAGCGAGGGACGCATCAGGATTCGCGGACGACATACCCCACCCCACGGACCGTCGTAAGCAGCTTGATGCCAAAGCGATCGTCGATCTTGGAGCGCAGGTGGGCGATGTGGACGTCGACGTTGTTGGTCTCGCCCACGTACTCGTACCCCAGCGCCTCGCTCGCCAGGCGCGCGCGGGTGAGGACGACCCCCTTGTGCGCCATGAGGGCGTGCAGGACCTCGAATTCCCTGTTGGTGAGGGCCACTGGCTCACCTTGGACGAGGACCTCGTGACGATCTGGGTCGAGCGTGACGCCGCAGGCCGCAAGCGTGGCGGACGACGTCGAAGGCAGCTGGCCCGACTCACGGTGCTTGAGCGTC belongs to Olsenella uli DSM 7084 and includes:
- a CDS encoding response regulator transcription factor, encoding MTRILVVEDEEKIARFVELELRHEGYEVDKAADGRSGVEAALSSDYDLVLLDVLLPQLNGMEVLRRLRRQKDTPVILLTARDAVMDKVAGLDAGADDYITKPFAIEELLARIRVTLKHRESGQLPSTSSATLAACGVTLDPDRHEVLVQGEPVALTNREFEVLHALMAHKGVVLTRARLASEALGYEYVGETNNVDVHIAHLRSKIDDRFGIKLLTTVRGVGYVVRES